TGTGGTTAACTTCCCACAACGTCCTGGTGCCCTTCGTGAATTTGTAAATGATATCTTGGGACCAAATGATGATATCACTCGTTTTGAGTACATCAAACGTGCTAATAAAGGAAAAGGTCCAGTTCTCATTGGTATCGCTCTTAGTGATAAGGACGATTATGATGGACTTCTCGAGCGTCTTTCAGCCTTTGACCCAAGTTATATCAACCTTCACGGTAACGAAACACTTTACAATATGCTTGTCTGAGGACAGGTTCATATAATGAAAAAAGAATCGACGAAAGTCGGTTCTTTTCTACTTTAACCTAGCTATACGGAGGCACTAAGGTCTTATCTTCAACTTAAAACCTCAGTATTGCTACTGAGGCTTTCTTTATTCGATAATCAAGAGTCCATCTTTAATGGCGAATGGATTGTCTTTATTGATGCGGTCGTAGAACATGATACCGTTAGTATGGTCGATTTCATGTTGAACAACAATTGAGTTGTACCCACGGAGCTTAACACGTTGCTTTTCGCCCTCTTTGTTGTAGTATTCAACAGTTACTCGAGCATGACGAACCACATAACCAGGAACGTCGCGGTCGACTGAGAGGCATCCTTCTCCATCACCCAAAGCAGCATCCTGAACAGAATGGGCAACTACTTTAGGGTTGTACATGATTTCTTGAAGGCTATATGCTTCTTTTGGTGGATTACCTTCAGCGTCTTCAGGGTTTGGAACGAGAACCGCGATAATGCGTTTTGAAATATCCAATTGTGGGGCTGCAAGACCGACTCCCCCACGAAGTCCCATTTTTTCAGCAATAACAGGATCTTGTGAATTACGAAGAAACTGCATCATTTTTTCACCTAGGATAACGTCTTCGTCTGATAGTGGGAAGGTTACATCTTCAGCGACAGCACGCAAGGTTGGGTTTCCTTCGCGAATGATATCATTCATATCAATCATATGGCTGGCGCGGATAATTTTGGTTTGAGCGTCCATTTGTTTACCTCTATTTTCTTTGATTTACTTGTTTATAACTATAGCACAAAAGGGTTGAAAATTAAACCATCAAGGGTTAAAGTGAGGCTTTTTCTAATCGATAAAAGCCAGTTTTTCCAAGGTTTGTCGTTGTAAAATACGATAGGTCTTAAAAGCTTCTTTTTCAATAATTCCTTGATCGATAAATTGTTTGATGACTCGTTGCACATGGCGATAGCTAGTCCCAAAACTGGCAGCTAGGATAGATGGTGATAGTTGAAAAACACCTTCTTCCTCAATACTCAACATATGAGTAGCCAGACGCTCTTTGACAGAGTAGCTTGCATTTGTTGAGGCAGTAATACCCTGTTTATGCAGTGCCATGGCTAGGTTATGCCCAATTTGATAGAGAAAAACGGGATCTTTGAGGAGCTCTTCTTTATTATTTAAAGGGAGCTGAACTGCTTGAACCTCGTCTAAAGCAATGACTGATGACCCTGCTGGTTGATTGGTCATGAGTTCTACATCTCCAAATATTTGTGGTTGGTTAAGCATTTCTAGGATATGTTCTTTACCATTGAAGAGAGAACGCACAATTTTTACCTTTCCTGACAAAATGTAGGTTAGCTCTGTGATAGCTTGCCCTTGGGTACAAATATAATCATTCTTTTGAAAGGTGACTTTCTGTAATTGGTCGAGGTAGGGGGGTGGAAAGACCTGATCAAGTTGAGGTCTTATGTCATGATTACGCATACATCTCCTTTTTTAGGACCTAGGTCCTATTTTTTAAAGTCTCCTTAGATTATAATGAAAAAATAACTATCAGACAAGTAAGGAAAGGATGTTCTAATCCCTATATTATGACACGAATTTTAGAAAAAATGAGCCTACTTGGGCTATCCTTGCTCTTGATTTCGGCCTTTTCGATTTCAACAGCGCTACCACCTATGTTGGACTACTATAGCCCAACCTTTTCTGCCGCGCAAGTGGAGCTTTTAGTATCTGTCCCTTCATTTTCCGTAGTAGCGATGCTCTTACTTAATTCATTTATTGACAAATGGCTAAGTGATAGACAGCTAATTGTGACTGGATTGCTTTTACTTAGTAGTGCTGGGATTTTTCCTTTTTTTGTACAAGCCTATCCTCTTGTCTTACTGTCACGTATTGCTTTTGGGATGGGGATTGGCCTTATCAATGCTAAGGCGATTGCCATCATCAGTCAACGTTTTCAAGGTAAAGAACGGGTTCAGATGTTAGGTATTCGTGGCTCCATGGAGTTGATTGGTGGAGCTTCGTGTTCTCTTTTGGTTGGTCAACTATTGAAAATCCATTGGACCTTTGCCTTTCTTATTTATGGTCTTGGTTTTGTGATTCTGACCATGTACCTCCTTTTTGTGCCAACGATGGATCAGGTGGAGAGGAAGCAAATTACAAAAAGTAAACAAGATCTAAACAAAAAAGACCTTAGTATGATCCTTGGCATGGCCCTTTTAGCAGGATTTGTCATCTGTATTAATTCTTCGATTAGTTTGCGCGTGCCTCTATTTCAGGTTGCTGGTAAGACCATTGCGAGTGGGCAATCAGCTTTAGTACTTAGTTTAGAGCAGGGAATTGGAATTGTAGCTGGACTAAGTTTCGCTTCTCTTATAGGATATTTTAAGAATCATCTTTTGCATATAGTGATGTTTTTATTGGCGGTTTGTCTCTTTGGGATGTCAGTGGCTAGTAACTTACCGATTTTGATTGTATCCTCAGTTGGTGTTGGTTTCTTCTATAGTACTGTTTTGACAATTATCTTTAACCAACTTTCTGAGCGTATTGCTAGAAATCTGTTGAACAAAGCGACAGCCTATGTCCTCTTGGGGTGTAACCTAGGGTCTGCCCTCTCTCCTTATGTTTTGAAATTATTGGCACTTGTATCTCCAAGTTTTAGTTGGATTTTCCTAGCCTATGCTATAGTAAGTTTCCTACTTTTCCTTGGGTTTTTGATGAAATCAAGAATGACAAAAAAAGTCTAAGATGTAGAAATCTAAACAGCGAATCTTGTGATTGACAAAGATTAGTAGATAAGCTAAAATAGAGAGGTCGTAAAGACAAACCAACTCTTTCTTGGTTTTAGGAGAGCCAATCCTAAGACTCGGATGGAGCAAAAAAAGGAGAAAAAACATGGCAATCTCAAAAGAGAAAAAAAATGAAATCATTGCTCAATACGCACGTCACGAAGGTGACACTGGCTCAGTAGAGGTTCAAGTTGCTGTCCTTACTTGGGAAATCAACCACCTTAACGACCACATTAAACAACACAAAAAAGACCACGCTACTTACCGTGGTTTGATGAAAAAAATTGGTCACCGTCGTAACTTGTTGGCATACCTTCGCCGTACAGACGTTAACCGTTACCGTGAGTTGATCAGCTCACTTGGACTTCGTCGTTAATTCAAGATACAAAGACCGTTAAAAGCACAAAGCAAAAATAGGAAAATTGACGAAGAAACTTTAGTTTTTAGGAGATTTTATCTTTTTTGCCAAGTGCTTAGGCCTTGTTCAATTGAATACACGAAAATGGAACTGCTCTATAATGGGGCAGTTTTTCTTTTTCACTAGGATTTTAGCCCGAGTTCAGAACAGCTTTCTAGATTCAGAGGGCAGTTTTGCTGTATTCATCTAAGAATTTCTTACGATGATAGATCTATAGAGCCAGCAAAAGACCTCCAGATTTAATTCTGGAGGCTTCTCTATCTTAAAATCTTTTTGATAACTGTTTGAAATTGAGGGAGTTGATGGATAGCGGTTCCGACAAGGATACCTAGCATATTTAAGGCGATATCTCCTAAATCAAAGACTCCCAAATGTCCAAAATACTGAATGGATTCGACGGTGAAAAGGGTCAGGAGACAAAGTAGGAGATTACTCAATCGTGAAGAAAAGAGGAGTCCCAGAGGAATGAACATTAATAGGTTCATGATGGGAACGAAGTGGCTCCCCCAGTATAATTCCCGAGCGAAGGAAAGGGGATTAAGTGAGAGACCTTGGGTACCAATGTTTTTCAAGAAAAGTAGGTAGAAGAGAGCAAGAAAGTAAATGAAGTAGAGTAGGAGCAGTGTCTGTTTTTTCAGCTGTCTAGTAAGAAGGAGTTTCAAAAAAGCATAGACAAA
The DNA window shown above is from Streptococcus salivarius and carries:
- the def gene encoding peptide deformylase, yielding MDAQTKIIRASHMIDMNDIIREGNPTLRAVAEDVTFPLSDEDVILGEKMMQFLRNSQDPVIAEKMGLRGGVGLAAPQLDISKRIIAVLVPNPEDAEGNPPKEAYSLQEIMYNPKVVAHSVQDAALGDGEGCLSVDRDVPGYVVRHARVTVEYYNKEGEKQRVKLRGYNSIVVQHEIDHTNGIMFYDRINKDNPFAIKDGLLIIE
- a CDS encoding Crp/Fnr family transcriptional regulator produces the protein MRNHDIRPQLDQVFPPPYLDQLQKVTFQKNDYICTQGQAITELTYILSGKVKIVRSLFNGKEHILEMLNQPQIFGDVELMTNQPAGSSVIALDEVQAVQLPLNNKEELLKDPVFLYQIGHNLAMALHKQGITASTNASYSVKERLATHMLSIEEEGVFQLSPSILAASFGTSYRHVQRVIKQFIDQGIIEKEAFKTYRILQRQTLEKLAFID
- a CDS encoding MFS transporter; amino-acid sequence: MTRILEKMSLLGLSLLLISAFSISTALPPMLDYYSPTFSAAQVELLVSVPSFSVVAMLLLNSFIDKWLSDRQLIVTGLLLLSSAGIFPFFVQAYPLVLLSRIAFGMGIGLINAKAIAIISQRFQGKERVQMLGIRGSMELIGGASCSLLVGQLLKIHWTFAFLIYGLGFVILTMYLLFVPTMDQVERKQITKSKQDLNKKDLSMILGMALLAGFVICINSSISLRVPLFQVAGKTIASGQSALVLSLEQGIGIVAGLSFASLIGYFKNHLLHIVMFLLAVCLFGMSVASNLPILIVSSVGVGFFYSTVLTIIFNQLSERIARNLLNKATAYVLLGCNLGSALSPYVLKLLALVSPSFSWIFLAYAIVSFLLFLGFLMKSRMTKKV
- the rpsO gene encoding 30S ribosomal protein S15; the protein is MAISKEKKNEIIAQYARHEGDTGSVEVQVAVLTWEINHLNDHIKQHKKDHATYRGLMKKIGHRRNLLAYLRRTDVNRYRELISSLGLRR
- a CDS encoding VanZ family protein, translated to MAKTLKTLSNILLGSLSLCLSYWFYRGHLEQYVHYIAHYGSYFQVLLNLVIIVLLSYFVYAFLKLLLTRQLKKQTLLLLYFIYFLALFYLLFLKNIGTQGLSLNPLSFARELYWGSHFVPIMNLLMFIPLGLLFSSRLSNLLLCLLTLFTVESIQYFGHLGVFDLGDIALNMLGILVGTAIHQLPQFQTVIKKILR